The Musa acuminata AAA Group cultivar baxijiao chromosome BXJ2-2, Cavendish_Baxijiao_AAA, whole genome shotgun sequence genome contains the following window.
CATACACTGAGGTAAGTTCTTATTTTTGTTAATCATCTAGCAAAAAGCTCATAATCATTCAGGTTTCATGCTTTTGTGATCAATGTTATCATCAAAAGAACTTGAACTATAATGACAGGTTTTTGTCATTGATGTcccgttttcctttttttttttgggtgcaaaaagctgatcccaaatagttgggacactgtggcatgttgttgttgttgtttgacTATTTTATATTTTTCCCTATAAAGCATTTCCTTGGGTGGACATTGTCATGGCAGTATAGTCAAAGTACACTTTTATTGTATCGTGTTGCTCTCTTTTTAAGTACGTTTTCTAATGTTGGAGTCTTCTACAGTCCTGTTACAGAATGAAAGTTGCATTTATTCCATATATGCAACCTTATAAATGACACTTGGTTTGGAAAGATAGTGTTTAGGATCATATTTGTAAAACTACAAGACTGCTTTTTCATTCAcagcttttgttttttttttgttatttaaattGATTTTTTACCTTCTGTTCTTCGCCAAAGATGGCCCTTGTCACttatttctagtgattttgaatcgCCTTAGGCTCTTAGCCACATTGGTCAAGGGTCATTTTCATCATATTATGGAGATTACTCAGGGCGGGCGAGTCTTGGTACAATATTAATATTGCTCCTTTGACATCTAGTTGATCAGGGTTTTAGTTGCATGAACAACCTCTCTATCTGTAAGGATAGTGCACAAAAAGGTTATTGACAAGGCCATAAATCTTTCTGAAACAAATTTAGGTGCCTGATCTTTGAGCATCTAAGAATTTTGTTTTTTGGTCTCAAGTCTTATCTATATATTTTACATGCCTTCTATATCATTTCTGGTTATCTTTTTGGAGAAGATTTGAATTATCAAATTTGTCTTTAGTGAGTGCCTGTGCTGAACAGGTATAACATTTTAACATTCATCATATATGAAACTAAAATAGATATCCATTTTCGAGTGCAGAAACCTGTGCCCCAAAGAGTGATCTTTCTGATCTTTATATGTTTCCATCCAAGGTTGCGCCCATAGTTTCCTAAATGTGATGGACATTTTTAAGAAGAGAGAGCTAATCACCTTAATAGACTTCCTGCCATTGCATCATTCGACATCTCTTTTAGGACTCTTATGTCTTCAAGGACTTCGTACATGAGTAGTATGAATAAGGGAATTTCATATATTTCCAAGCTTCATCTGTGAATCCTCTATGCACAAGGTGCCATCGTAATTATCAAAATCTTGTACTAAGTAAATATGGGAGGTGATTCTTGTCTGAGAAAGAGTTGAATTTTTCACAAGAatagattcaatcatatcaatcaTTGTTACCCCTGAGCTTCATCTTGAATCTCCAGTATGCAAGGCACTGACTTACATCTCATGATCTTGTGCTCACGTATGCTTGGGTGGTGATCCCTTGTCCATGAAAGAATTGAATTTTCCACTAGAAGAGATTTGATCATGATAATCTTTGTTTATCATTTCGCTTAGTGAACTGATGTAAAGAGATCTCAGAGCATGGAAATTGGAGATGAATTAGATCCTAAGAATAGCAGCAGCACCCTTCTTAAAACACATCGATTGATTCTGGTCATATTTGTTTTCAATGAAACTCTTGCTGACTCTGACCAATGCAAGTCAAGTCTAAAGTGTTTGTATATTTAATATGTTTTGTCTCAACAGGCCACTTTTTCATTGTCTGAAGCTTTTCATTGGATGAATGCACTTATTTTATCTATCTACTTTTGTCTTTTTCATGTTTGCCGTATTGTGTTGACTAGATGTATTGGTCCCTGGTCGGTCTAGTACGTATTGGTCTGTTCCGGTGTAATGTGTGTTATGTGCAAactgaaaaaaaatctaaaaattcagTTGAAATTAAAACACAAAAACATATTTCAGGATTCTTTATcctgatatattattatataaattacaTTTAGTACCTAAGCATGCATAAATAAGCCTCTCATTATCCACTAAACTACCTCTAATTTATCCACTAAACATAGTAGATTAAACTCGTTAATCATGCAAGAAGTTAATACATGATCAACCAAAGCTTATTCTTATTAAATACCTCTAAGTCTTAAGCAATCATTAGTCACTAATCAGTCAAGAATTTCCAATACttttaatcctaattatatgatatgataaAGAAACATAAAGAAAAGCTAAATACCTTCAATTGGAAAAAATTCCACTTTACCTCAAGATCGAATCctccttttatccaaatcaagAGAATGATTTTTCACTAATTGCCTATTAGAGAGATTAAACAAGTTTAATAAGAGAGAAAGAATGAGAAATAGTGAGGTGGAGAGTGAGTGTGAGTGAGTGAAAGAGGGGGGAGGGAGGGGCTTTTATAATCCCAAAACAGTCTCCAATGGTCaaatcaatttgaccattggggACTGGTACCAATTGAAATGACACTTGTAGGTTTAAAATTCGACCATTACCAGTCAGCAATGGGTTAAAATTCGACCATTACCAGCCAGCATCCATATTTAGTTACTGGACGAGGAGGATCTATAATTCTAGGTAGCATGCAGTGGGTACTCCTCCACTTGGTTCCTGTTTCTTGTTTTGCCAATAAGAAGAttttggattttattttctgaagtatttttttgttaaaataaGAGCCCATTTTAATGGTAACTATCACTAGGATGTGGGAGAAAGGGGTCTAGAATTACATGGAAGAATCAAAACTTGCCATTTATAGCATAGGATCCTAGCaggaaatattattttcttataatttttcaAACAGAAGTACTTCCACATAATACATATTTTGATCAAATCATGTTGATGCTGGCTGTTGTTCCACCACCCCATGTCATTCAGTAGGTTAAGAGCTGCCAGCTCACTGCATCCAACACTCTCCCATGTCATCCTAGTGCAAACTTTGTGTGTATCAATTCTTGCTTCTGATACCCGTGTGCTGGTGTTTAGAATGATAAGAGTGGCATACTATGCATCACAAGATGGCATGCACCAGCATCTGAGAGCGATGATATGATCTAGCATGTGTTGGTGTTAGAGTGACATCCTGTGCCTGCCTGTGATGCGCCCAACATTTCAAGTGGAATCTTCATTCTCGGGAAACATGAAAAACCATGCATTATCGAGTTGGTTATAGCGTGTTTTCTTAACCCTACTAAGTTGATAATACTGTAAGGAGTTCTATAGAGTTTGTTAATTGTTGTAGGCAAGTAAATATTAAATTAGTGTATCTGTGTTATAATGCCATCATCATCTTCTCTTTTTTACAAATTCTCAACCCTTAATGTATGATCCAATGAGTATTATCTTCTTGTAGGTGGAAGTATGAAGGTCCGTCTGACTCATTCAAGGCCCTCATGGACATGGCAGCTGTACATTCATCTTGTCGGCTTTGCATACATCTAGCGACAAAGATCCACGATGAAGAGGAAAAGAGTGCTGCATTTCAGAATCGTCCCTGCCATTGCACCAGTAGTTCAGGAACAGTCTACCACCTGTTTGTCAGAGAAAGAGGCCGATTCAAGATGGAGAGTATCTACCTGAGGTACATGTTTATTTGACTGATTATTCTAAGCTATCGTTCATTGTTATGATATGGTGGTGCTGGTCCTGGTCTCTTTTCTTCGATTGGTTATTTTAAGCTATTGTTTCATTGTTATGATATGGTGCGCTGGTCTCTTTTGTCTTTCACTTTCTGCATAACATATTATACCGAGTGCAaatattgttgttgttgcatgTCTGGAACCTCAAATATTTGGTTGTGGCTATTAATTTTAACAACCCCGACACCTATATCTGTTTTAACTTCTATGTGATTCATGTGTCTCGGTTAAATGATGATTCTGAAAATGTGGCAGATCTGGGAAGCTGACTTTAGAAGCACTAAAATCTGCAGTTCTAGCCAAGTTCAGATCACTAAACCACACATCCATCTGGAAGAAGGAAAGACCAGCAATGATAAGAGGTGGAAATGATTTGAAAATCTATCGAATATACCCAGTGGGCATCACCCAGCAAAAAGcactgtactcattccaatttgaTGACGACGCCGAACTTGAAAAGTATATTGAGAGCAATTCTTGTGCTAAGCTTGAAGTTATTTTTGTGTAGCATCGCCCGCTGCTTGAAGTTTTTTAGGCAACACATGATTTGTTTCAGCTTCTGATGTATCCATCATGTATTTCCTTGTTAGATGGCCTGTTCATTTGCAACAGAAGCTCTATTGCTGCTATGCACAACAGGGCAATGTGTAGTTATTTGGCCATCTGTTCCTTGTATGTTTATGAGCTTTTTACTGATCTTAACTACACGAAGGAGCTTAGCAACTTTATATACTAAGATGCTACTAGTAAATTTGTGTTTGCTTCGAACGGTATTAATGTCGTTTAAAGTGTTGACATCACTATGCTAACATTACTCAACCAATGAAATGTTCTTGAGATATAGGGGAAATGATCAAATACCCTCAAACGTGGAGGGTAAATACGAATCGGGAACTTCCGAGGGGTATGTGTGTATTCTAGTCGAAAACCTTAATGCCTCCGAGTTCATCTTCGCACTGCCTAACATACTGCCTGGCCGCAGCCGTTTCGCCGGCGTCGCCATGATCCTTGGAGCAATGAGTGGAAGGGTAAGGGGGAGGCATGAGATAGCATGGCTCGGACGACATAGCCTGGCGGCATGGGAGGTCCGACTGCGTGTGCCGGAGCAGAATCCACGGCTGCAGGCCCCCGAGCCCCTGCGCCACGTACCCGAACGTCGACCACGCGCTGGTGATCAGGGCGTCGCTGAAACTCAGAAGCTCCACCTCTGCCAACGCCTTGATGTTATGGCCTTGCTGTTCCGTGTGCTGCTGCTCCTCGTGGCTCGGCTGGTGCACCCTGACCACCTCGCCGGTCGTCGTGGGATGCTTGGCGTACATGTCTCGGATCCTCTCGGCGTATCCGGAAAACAAGCTAGCGACCAGGACGGCCTTCACTTTCATGTCGGTCTTCGAAGCTGGTGCCGCCCACTCCTGAAGGTTCACCGCCGGCAGAATGCCTTCACTGAGCGAGCAGTTAATGACCTGACGCAGCATCGACTCGAACGGAACGGGGAAGTTGTGGAAGACTCGGATCTGGATGCCCAACGTCTCATCAGCCGCAGCAAGATGAGCACGGTAATACTTGGTGACGTAGTCCCACACGACGTTGGTCGGGTGCACAAGATACCGAACGAGGTGGTGGAACGTGGTCGCTCTCTCCAGGAAAAGCTGCCGCAACTCCTCCTCGTACTCTTGCAGTAGAAACAGGGACGGCACGAAGTAGTGGTCTGATTTCAGCATCAGCCAAGGGATCCTCCGAAGCATCAGCTGCGCGTCGCCGCAGAAGAACAGCTTATCCCATTGGTCGTAGTACCAGGGCAGGTGGAGGTAGACGTAAGCCGGCAATGTAGCATTGGAAGAACCTGAGAGCATCTCGTCGTCGATGACCTTATTGCGGAGCATGTTGCCGTAGCTCTGAGGAGTCCCTTTGTCGAAGTCGAGGAAGTTGTGGACGGGGAAGTCGGAAGGCAGAACCCACGAAGTCCCCGGAAAGGGCTCGCAGACAAGGTCGGTGAAGTCGCTGGGGATGTGGAGCAGCAGAACCTTGTTGTTGAGGAGAGCGTAGAGGAAGGAGGAGACGATGGTGAGCACCCTGTTGCCGAGGCCATTGTGAGGGATCCAAACCACGTAGTTGCACTCCATGGGGCCGTTGCCGCGGCCGGACTTCAACTGCTCTATGGACTTGTTGTAGAGATGGGTGTTCGGAGCGCATTTCTTGTGGAGAGCTTCGTACTCTCGCAGCCTTCGGATGAGATAAGGCGAAGGAGCGTGAGGTGATGCCTTGCGGTAGAGCATAGACTGGTATCGACTGAGGCAGGACTCGCCGTCGAAGTCAGGAGACAAGAGGCCGCCAAGGAGTCTGTCATTGGGTGCCTCGGAGGAGCTATTTTTCCGACCTAGATAGATGTTCCACCAAATGCACAAGTGAATCTATGATGATTAACTAACTGCAAGAAAAAAGATTAAGATAGAATCTCTTGGTTTTATTACCGAAAGGATTAAAGATTTGTTTACCCATATACTATTTGGATGATCAAGTAGTGCCACAACGATGTTGGGCTGATTCCATATGGATAGTGATCAAAGATTCCATAACTTGAAATCCTTGTCTTCTACCTCATTAGGAACCAGCAAATGTAAGCTGTCCTCACTTTTCTTTTATTACTCTAAATCATGATGATCACAAGCTCCAAAGTCAAAGAAGGCTCGCTCCATTTGTGACGTCAAGAGAGTGGCCGGCCATTGGAAGTGCCCAATGCTTGACCAAGCTTGACGGAAACAACGAGGTcagttgtgtgtatatatacatcatacacacacacacacactaacatctcgatttgttctttgatagttCTTATTGACTGACGTAAAGGGTGGGTCCCTCGTCAATGTCATAAGCAGCTGCCATATGGGCAGCAACATCTTCTATGGCTTTACAACAATTATTCGTTATTACGATTgtccaaacaaaataaaaaaataaatacaacaaaacaaaaagaagaagactaattttatgtaatttttatataaaaaaaatacactTGAATTTACATACGGTGGTTCATAGAAGCCTATCAAAAGTTAAAAAGGATAGCTAAGCTAAAAGATACTAACATTAGTGGAATCGACAAAGAAAGGCAAAACGTTAATAACAAGAAAAACCATATGAGGACATATTCTCAAGATTGCAGGCCTCCTCGTCAAACAACAAATAAAGCTCGTCTTGCAGATTATTCCAACTCCAAAACCTAGAGAGAAACCTACAATCTCCTCCGGTATTACCATCCTGCTAGAGAACCGGAAAACTAGAGAGAAACCTACACTATAAGGTTGTTGGTTTCTTTTGCAGACTAATTTCAAAGCCAGCTGATGACGCTTAATGGGTAGCTCATCACATCAAAACACCATTATAACTTGTTTGAGATATGATAAAACGGATAAATCTAGTTCGACCATATGCCGAGTTGATCAAATACATTTTATTTATCTGTTCCTAAGTGTATTTGATCCTATATTTTATctctcaagaagaagaagaagaagaagtgaacATGGCGATAGAGAGTTACCTATTCCGGCTCCTGCACCAACTGGCCGCAGCAGTTCCCAAGATGGCGTCCTATGGGTTCCGACGAGGAACACCAACAGCACCGATACCAAGCAGGTGACTAGGAGCACGCATGGCTTCAGAATACCGGAGCTGTGCCTCTCCGGCTGCGCTTCCGAATTATCCCCGGACATGTCCAAGCTTTGGTACCTCTTGCTGCCTCTCGCCTCCATTTTATGTCGCCAAGACACTCCTCAGATTTCTTAACCTTGGTTTGATGCGATCTCGCACTTAAATATGAGGTTATAAGGTCCTGCCACGCTCGTCCAGCTCAAGAGAATGTGGTTCGACGAGACCCGAGACAGATCCGGCCTTTGCTGCCCCAATCGTCAACCTGTGTCTGCTCAGATCGAGAGAGTATCTTTATTAGTAGTCTACCATGATTGAAGAAGGCACTTACAGAAGCCTAGCCAGCAACGCAAGCGGCTCAACGTGTGATCCAATCACTAACACGTCGAATGGGCCAACTACAGGAATCttacaagaattatattaaaaGGTCAACACTTACGAGGGATCTAATCGTAAAGTAGCCGCCGATGTCCCTTGCGAGTACTTCTCCAAAAAAGAGAGGGAGAAGATGCGTCTTCCGTAGTTTTCCAACTTTCTCTTATTGGCATGTGCTATGCAGTGAAAGCATCTGCTCCGTGCCCTATTCAATCGTCCGTGAACATgattgcagagagagagagagagagagagagagagagagagagagaagatagtGATTTTAGGCCGAAGCCGGTGTTAACAGTCACTCACCGAAGATGTCCGCCGGCACTGGGAAGGACTGTGATCATCGAATGGAATAGGAGTGGCAGCGGCGACTGAGAAATAGAGATATGGGAACACCATGGGATTTAGAAAGGGAGTGTTGATCCCTTGAAACTTGGAAAGCTTTGTGGGGAGGTGGAAATATAGTATTTGACAACAGGTCCATATATAGATGGATGACAGCATTAGATTTACGTTACAGTGCATATGGTAACCGTCGGAACAATACTTAGGTGGAGTGAAGGGTGCAGATGTTCCGTGGTGGGCTATGAACtcatatttcttcttcttcctcgaaaCCAGACAAGTCAAAAGGCCGAGAGGATCCTTCGTGGATTGCCATGCCACACAGGTCAACTCATACGCAGATGCCGATGTTTTGGCTGGAGGAAGCACATGCTTTCTTCTCGGTGTTGATTCAATGGCTAATGTTTAATGTTCTCCAACCATAACAATGGCTAATGTTTAAACTGTTGAACAGTGTTTCACATGCTGAAACTTCACACAAATCAAAAAGAGAGTGTAAAATAATATTCTCTACATGTTATGATTTAGGCAAGTTCGAAGAGATACATCTAAAGATCTTCTTCTCAGATTTTTCTTAGTTGTGTACTTGTTGTTTTGTTAATTGCTCTTAAGGAAAATGAtggcaaaaatatttttttgtatgaaaatttatttttattggctgatttttttaattaactttgGGTAGtagtaaaagaaagaaataaaagttTCATTATAATGTATGAAAATTTagattaatttttttgatataagtttaattgacattaataccTTTCTAAAATGTCATGAAGATAATGGTTTGAAAAGTTCAGATAATATtaactataaatatttttttaatcaaactatTTAATTGTAGATAAATCTATAAAAATTCTTAACAATATTATCATGTTATCCAAACAATCTTAAATACTGACACTATCTTTCCCGTTTAAATTTGACAACTTACGGAAAGGAAAGTATTATCGATATTTTAGCTTATCAACTTATGATGGAGGATGAACTCTCTTCACCCGGTGGCT
Protein-coding sequences here:
- the LOC135605163 gene encoding galactoside 2-alpha-L-fucosyltransferase-like — translated: MEARGSKRYQSLDMSGDNSEAQPERHSSGILKPCVLLVTCLVSVLLVFLVGTHRTPSWELLRPVGAGAGIGRKNSSSEAPNDRLLGGLLSPDFDGESCLSRYQSMLYRKASPHAPSPYLIRRLREYEALHKKCAPNTHLYNKSIEQLKSGRGNGPMECNYVVWIPHNGLGNRVLTIVSSFLYALLNNKVLLLHIPSDFTDLVCEPFPGTSWVLPSDFPVHNFLDFDKGTPQSYGNMLRNKVIDDEMLSGSSNATLPAYVYLHLPWYYDQWDKLFFCGDAQLMLRRIPWLMLKSDHYFVPSLFLLQEYEEELRQLFLERATTFHHLVRYLVHPTNVVWDYVTKYYRAHLAAADETLGIQIRVFHNFPVPFESMLRQVINCSLSEGILPAVNLQEWAAPASKTDMKVKAVLVASLFSGYAERIRDMYAKHPTTTGEVVRVHQPSHEEQQHTEQQGHNIKALAEVELLSFSDALITSAWSTFGYVAQGLGGLQPWILLRHTQSDLPCRQAMSSEPCYLMPPPYPSTHCSKDHGDAGETAAARQYVRQCEDELGGIKVFD